From the genome of Nicotiana tabacum cultivar K326 chromosome 17, ASM71507v2, whole genome shotgun sequence:
GAGAGAAATCCTAAGGCTGAACTTGAAGATCTGCTAGGTTAATCTTCCCTTACCCAAATTCACTTGCAGGCCACTATGTAGAGAACATACTAAGTGCtttaagaaaagaagaataacaacTTCCCAGACCTAGAGGAATTTCAGTAACTTAAGAGGTTTTACTTCTGTAGATGGCATGGACATCTAGCATGGATAACCAAGTCGATGCTGAGACAAGAAGAAGTTCATCCAGCTGCTAGTTGAATACTCCATTTGAAAATAGCagagttattaaaggcaaaaggTATAGACTTAAAGAGCAAAGCGCCATTAAAATGTGGTCTTTAGCGAAGAATGACAACAGCTCAGACCCAGAGGAATTTCAGTAACTTAGGTAATTGTTGCCAGCACGAGTggttaattattaaatataaaaagagTAAACTACAAATTGACTGCATTGGGTACACTTGTTTCACTGGCATTGAATAAAAACAAAATGACAGGTGATTCAAGTCAACTTCTTTTGTGCAGACTAGAAACAACTTGCAACACGTACCTTACCATAGTTAGAACGAATGTAGCAGCTATAGTTCAGAGTTAATAAGCTCCTCAACCGAGCCTTTATACTTCGAAATAAGATCCCTGGAATTAAGCATGAATCATGTCAATCAGAAAAAGAAGCTAATGCAAATTCTACTACTTTAAGTAGAAATATTCAGATATATAACAAAAAGTATCTCCACCACGATACACACCTTCGCTGATTTAGCAATTGTTCGCACTCTGCCTTTTTGCGCTTTTGTCCCTCAACTGTCTGTCAAAAGAACACACGAATAGTCCATTCTTATCCACATTGAAGCATGACAATATACATCAAAATTATAATTTCTGGAGTAACTTTGTTCAAGCGATCATCATGTCAAACATAATAAACCACACTTTTCTGTAAAATTCTTTACAACTATAAGTTGCACATACAGGCCTAACAGAAGAGCACCATTAAAAGCAACTACATAGCCAAAGTAAACACATACAACTCTTACAGAAAATAATACTTTTTAACATTTTTTtgtgctttttttttcttcttgtgtaTGTGTTTGGGctttgtgtatgtgtgtgtgtgtgttgggaGAGGGGGGGGGGATGATATGGAGTGTCAAAACAAGTTTCAACAGCTATCAAAGGATGCACATGAGATACCATTGATCTTGAGCTAATAGACCCTGATATTGAGGTCAACAGCTGCTGGCACTTCTCAAACTGGTTTTTCAATTCAGTAACCTTGTGAAGCAAAAAGTAACTTTGTTAAACTAGAAGAAATGGCAAACTAACATGTAtgatcaaattatcatataatgCATCAGTTATAATATGAACAAACCAATGCATCTGAGTGCTGATCTCGGTTTCCATTTTCAATAGCATCAGCTAAATTCTCCACCAACTGTAAGATGGCAATCAAAGTTAGAACAAAAGGTATCACTAAGAAATAAAAATGCCTCGTTACTCCACTGAAATAGCAATCCATAGATCATGGTTTTTGCCTAGTACTTGTAGAAGATGGAAGTGAGAGGCAAGTGATTGATGgtgctgttgttgctgctgctgctgttgttgcatctgctgttgctgctgctgctgttgttgcatctgctgttgctgttgcaTCTGCTGTTGATagcgttgttgttgttgctgctgctgatagAGCTGTTGCGGTTGATTGAACTGTTGCTGCTGAAATTGCTGTTGCTGCAGAAATAATTGGTCTTGATTTGAGGGTGTGGAAGGATTACTGTGATTTTGGATGttggggatcattgtccaactacCTCCTCCAAAGTGGTCCATAGCTAATGGCTGTTGAGCTGGCAAACAAGAACCAGGTGCTACTTTTCGTTCTGAAAATGGATAAACAGAATTTAATATGTCATCAAATGTAATCCGGTACTATACAAATAGCCAAAACTAGTAAAACATGAACTGGTCTAACGGAATGAATAGCAAAGagaaataattcaaaataatctgaaaggtgtaaccacttcatatctttcttatcattcCTTTTGATGAAGTAATTGTTATTAATAAAAGGCATCCAGAAGATGCAGAATACAAGGTAGCAAAAAAGTTAGCTCCAGAACAATGTCTATGCTAGAATCAGGGagctaacaaaatccaaaaaattatcAACACTGTTTACAGGGGAATGAAAATGCCAACTAAATAATCTAAGTACACATTTGGAGTGTAAGTTGGAGTTGAGATCCCACCAAAGCATCCACTAATCCTTTTAGTCCAGACACACCAAACCTTTCTTATCATTCCTAAATAACATTCCATCCACATCTTATTACCAGAATTATTCCTTTCTATCAAAGAGTGTAGAACAAGTGAGaaacccctcccccctccccccccccctcaaaaaaaaaaattaaaaaaatgaagcCAATCCATTCTAACTAAAAGTAATTATCATGTATCTCCAAGTAACAACTGCCATAACTTCTAAGCAGTCGTTTGGTGCGCAAATTGTTAAATCAAAAGGTATATTTTAAAAACTATAACTGCTGCCATGCCTTACTCCCAAGCAACTCAAAAGGTTATATTATCTAATACGAAGCTAATAAAAAAACATAACAAACATATACTATCACCTTCCCCTTTTAGTTTGTTTTTTGCATATCCAAAAATTGGATTCTAACAGAACAGAATCTCTTACCATAAGTCCCTCAAGGAAGCAAAAAAGAATTAGATAGTTAAAAGGACAAATGACTCAATCCCAAATGCACCTTCTTTCTCTTTATCTCTATTTTAGCTCAATAATAAAAAACGACTATGCCTCATTCCCTAATTAGTTGGGGCCAGCCATACAAATTATCAGTATCCATTTCGCTCTATTTGGACCCAGTCATTCCAATATTCAAGAATTTAGGTTTTATAACACCAGAAATTCTCTACATTTTCTACTGACATAAAGATTTCAAACAAGATTAAAAAGACCCCTAGCAAACATTGGACATATTACTCACTAGGCCAAGGATGCATCGAAATCCCTCATTAATCAGCACTTGGAAAAGAAATTGCACAAAATCTCCTTATCAATGAAAGTAACAGTTTTTGGGTCAAAATCACTACCTAAGAAAATACCCTTTATTATAATCCACAACTAATAAAGCTAACAACGAAGCAGAGGTACGTGGAGGTACATAGAGAGTACAGAACAATAAGGATTACCAGATATGAAAAGCCGGACCTGATTGTGCAGACAGTGAGTGTAGCAGCGCTTGAGCCAACGACGGAAAATTCTCTGCTTTTGTAATTCTCCGGTCGTCGTTTCTCTTTACTATTGGAGTAGgagtattattatttttgagcaaACAAAGTCCTAATTAATGTTCTTTCTCCCGAAGAGTCCGTACTGTTTATTTATTCCACTTTGTGTCTCCTGCACTTACCCTGGAGTTTCAAAAGCGGCTAAAAGCACCcttaattattgggatttttattttatttttcatctgATATCCAATTACTCGTATTAGGATCCCAACTAATTCGGATTCGTGAtgtataacaacaataacaacaaaaaactCAATAAAATTTCACAAGTAgcgtctgggaagggtagtgtgtacgcagaccttatccttaTCCTGGGAGGTAGAGAGGTTAGGGGTGGACgttcggtcggttcggttcggtttgaaGAAATTCGGTTCGGTTATTTGGTTTTCGATTTTGTAAAAGTAGTAACCGAACTGAAATAAGTTCGGTTCAATTCGGTTTTTTAATTTCGGTTTGGTTTATTTCTAATCGGTTTTCGGTTTGAACATTATCATATTGGGCTCTCTCTGTATAATAATTGGACTGACGAATTTGTtggttttctttcaaaatttcggtAAGTTAGAATAAAATGGTAAGTTTGGATTGGGTCTTTGATGGACTTCAAAATTGGGCCTATATTATTACCTATGGGCTTAGCCTATATATAACTTAAAGAATCTATATGCTAATAATTCGATTTTTCAGTTAGCCGAACCAAATAAATTaataaccgaaaaccgaaccgaaaaattgaaattttaaaattttaaattgaaaccgaccgaaaaaaccgaataaccgaaaccgaaataaaaatattttcggtTCGGTCGGTTTCTTCAGTTCGGACCGAAATATGCCCACCCCtaagagaggttgtttccgaaagatcCACGACTTGAGAGGatgaataaaaaataatcaaatatcaacaacaatagcGAGAAAATGATAACAACAATGTAAAAACTAGAAGAAAAAATTAGATGGAGGAAAGAAATAGCACTAGTAATAGGCAGCAATAGCGATAATATACTAGAAAACCGAAGCGGAAGATAGAAAGAAATAGCCGTAATACTAGCAATCTAGGAACAACGACAAGATGCTACTAGACTAGCCCCAAACAACATGGTTAGGATAAAAAAAATGCCCGACTACATGCTATCCGTCTACCCTAATTATCGACCTCCGCACCctcctgtcaagggccatgtcctcggtgAGCTGAAGTCACGCCATGTCTTGCCTGATCacatctccccaatacttcttaggtcgtcctctacctcttctcatacccAATGAAGTCAATCGTTCACACCTCCTAACTAGGGCATCTAGACTTCTCTTTTTCACATGCTCGAACCATCTAAACCTCGCTTAGGTATAAAATCTATTAAAGAGAAAAGTGCTTCGTACCAGAAATTTTTACATGGAGTCGAACCCCAGATTGATTAAGGGTGGACAACTAACCTATTCAACCACAACtcttataaaattaattttgatTCAAATTGTGATTATTTAATTCtgtatttaattaaatttttatcttCCGATAATAAGCAATACttattgtttacccgtaaaatggtacagttaaatttatacatggtttctagacaagtgaactaatttgatcctgaaataatacaataattaaaaaaaatgtacaatacttagccttaaaatgtagatgaaacaACAGAGTTTTCGGGCAtagcaatgatgagatcaaaaagcaaaaagtaaaattgtattaagctttgtatagaatgtggTGTAAGTTTTGCCAAAAAATTCTCCccccttacaatgataactgagttcactatttatagttgtgtctaGGAAAgtaggtcctaggatcgtgccctcctttaatgtcaattatgagggttattgatgaagatgtaacggtgaatataaatgccaaattctctgtaacgggtcAACGCTcttaatgttgtagaatattccttattaaatactaccgggcgcagagcatttaatacacctttatgaacgttatcccttccggtgacaagcggaatgACTATGTTCGGTCTTCGGCCATCCCTGTCTAGGGTTTCGCGTGTCTTTCCTTTAGatgaccacgtgtcatatcatatttcaccctatacagatagtccccctgcttttcggtgacataactttgtgttactgggaagttggtagaaacactccttttgcgggaattactataactccctccgaaggcttctgacggttgattagacgcacgtctctccgcatttaatgccccaaaCACGTGTTATCCCACGATTCAGCACAACTTTTgtcgattatcgaggtaatcatggccatgaatttagccgccaaaatgtTACTTACACGCATCATTCTTTTATTTTGCACTTCATATTTTCTCGAATTTCTGATTTGCATCTTTGTTCTCTATcctttctctaattctcttcaaaCAAAAAACATTTTACTTCTTATTATTCAATGGCTTCTTTTCCAAGCGTGtcagttcttcaaagaacaagaacaaagcaGAGGACTCTGCTCCTTCAACGGTGGGTTCCATTATCCCAAGAAGACTCAGTACCACAAAGGACTTAGAAGAGAAATTCCCTACTGCTAACCCTCTTACATGAGCTgttagtaggtacccttcttccattcttccttccagtattcctgctgtAAAGGAAGACTGCCGCTGCCATGAGTTGGATATCATTGCTTctgatctatcggagcgagtgacccttcccaaggaaggtttCACATACTTTTAcatgtatccctttactttgggtgcgttttctttgagtGAAAGGCTTGATTCCGTGATTGTGAAATTTTGCCTTCGCTTCCAGGTAtgtttggcacaggtaagtccttcagtgtggaggaTGGTCGCCTGCCTTCGACACTTGTGCCAGGAGACTGGAGAGGAGCTAAtcttagctcatatgatgaatctttattctcccaaaatcttccacgggggaatgataaacctctgcAAACGAGACCACCATGCTTTgctgtctagcatggatgatgacaacgaccatGGGAGGATGGAACGGTTCGTTGTAGTCGCCACCAATGACATCATTCCAGCAACGACTTCATCCTTTCCGGTCgtttggaaccgcactcgtaagcttTTTGTTTAATATTgccttttactaaatatttttctatagcCGTATAGATCCTCCATCCTTCGTTTTTTTAGCAACTCGATGGATCTCGCCGGTGATGAAAGGTTTGGACCGGCGGGTTCAAAAGATCTTAGACGTCACGACTCCCGAAACTCatttgtggaaagaactggcccttaaatacgggtggaaggccaaaaatcatggtaattttAACTTACCTTGCTTCCATC
Proteins encoded in this window:
- the LOC107797335 gene encoding mediator of RNA polymerase II transcription subunit 9 — its product is MDHFGGGSWTMIPNIQNHSNPSTPSNQDQLFLQQQQFQQQQFNQPQQLYQQQQQQQRYQQQMQQQQQMQQQQQQQQQMQQQQQQQQQHHQSLASHFHLLQLVENLADAIENGNRDQHSDALVTELKNQFEKCQQLLTSISGSISSRSMTVEGQKRKKAECEQLLNQRRDLISKYKGSVEELINSEL